A window of the Lactuca sativa cultivar Salinas chromosome 7, Lsat_Salinas_v11, whole genome shotgun sequence genome harbors these coding sequences:
- the LOC111880012 gene encoding uncharacterized protein LOC111880012, with product MDKVFRAKDMARKHVTGDYTKQFDLLRTMLLNFNLQTQTQQSKFGWCLHERPIPSQVLTAVGLDSNNGIYPLAYAIVESENTASWKWFLENLGDELELGSNSNYTFISDRKKGLQIAVDQLFPNDEHRYYIRHIHDNMRKKWGQTEYKDYLWRCASATTIPEFEPLIKEFSEYDKEACQWLKQIPPVHWARSHFSGRAVSDVLISNMCEVFNGKIEKGRDKPVISCLEFIREYLMKRICNVMKAMKKAKGPLTPTATDILDARKKGASQYIARWNGANKYQVTGALQDHHVVDVRNQTCTCRKWELMGILCRHAIATLNEMSKDPEAELDIYKWVHKVYWLETWQKAYSFKVEPIKGRPMWPKSNCPTKLIPPPHRTQVGRPKKKRRQSEGERLSKRQKASEGDGVNEMQGEHSQGPTNDGVQKLSRKHISVTCSKCKNKGHNSRTCKGQGGNQSKK from the exons ATGGATAAGGTGTTTAGGGCAAAAGATATGGCAAGAAAGCATGTAACTGGGGACTACACAAAACAGTTTGATTTGTTGAGGACTATGCTCTTGAACTTCAACCTACAAACCCAGACACAACAGTCAAA GTTTGGATGGTGCCTTCATGAAAGGCCCATTCCTAGTCAGGTTCTTACAGCAGTTGGTCTAGATTCCAACAATGGAATTTATCCCTTAGCCTATGCAATTGTTGAGTCTGAAAACACAGCTAGCTGGAAGTGGTTTTTAGAAAACCTTGGGGATGAGTTGGAGCTTGGGAGCAACTCAAACTATACTTTCATAAGTGACAGGAAAAAG GGATTACAAATTGCAGTTGATCAATTGTTTCCCAATGATGAGCATAGGTATTATATTAGACATATTCATGACAATATGAGAAAGAAGTGGGGGCAAACTGAGTACAAGGACTATTTATGGAGGTGTGCATCAGCAACCACCATTCCTGAGTTTGAACCTTTGATAAAAGAGTTTAGTGAGTATGATAAGGAGGCATGTCAATGGTTGAAGCAAATTCCTCCTGTACATTGGGCAAGGAGTCATTTCTCAG GAAGAGCTGTTTCTGATGTGTTGATTTCAaacatgtgtgaagtgtttaatggGAAGATAGAGAAAGGCAGGGACAAACCTGTAATTTCATGTTTAGAGTTCATTAGGGAGTATCTAATGAAGAGGATATGCAATGTCATGAAGGCAATGAAGAAGGCTAAAGGTCCACTAACACCTACAGCAACAGACATCCTAGATGCAAGGAAAAAAGGTGCTTCACAATATATTGCTAGGTGGAATGGGGCAAACAAGTATCAAGTCACTGGAGCATTGCAAGATCATCATGTGGTGGATGTTAGGAACCAAACCTGTACTTGCAGAAAGTGGGAATTAATGGGAATACTTTGCAGGCATGCAATTGCAACTCTGAATGAAATGAGCAAAGACCCTGAGGCTGAGCTTGACATTTACAAGTGGGTACACAAGGTGTATTGGCTAGAGACATGGCAAAAAGCTTATTCATTTAAGGTGGAACCAATTAAAGGGAGACCCATGTGGCCTAAAAGTAATTGTCCAACAAAGCTAATCCCTCCTCCACATCGCACTCAGGTGGGAAGGCCTAAGAAAAAAAGAAGACAAAGTGAGGGTGAAAGGTTAAGCAAAAGGCAGAAGGCAAGTGAAGGTGATGGAGTCAATGAGATGCAAGGAGAACATTCCCAAGGGCCAACAAATGATGGAGTGCAGAAGCTATCAAGGAAACATATTAGTGTTACTTGTAGCAAATGCAAGAATAAAGGACACAACTCTAGGACCTGTAAAGGGCAAGGAGGGAATCAATCTAAGAAGTGA